A genomic segment from Rhizoctonia solani chromosome 11, complete sequence encodes:
- a CDS encoding Retrotransposable element Tf2 protein, whose translation MTHGNLLPEHRSSPSPLDQGELGPALPATANESGDLQPEVYGEISLSRAISLLLGLQNQVIRLERELEEIKEVNKEAQDWMGAVNQTLTRIKASGGPQPHTPEDRKPPAVEATPRPIPKTDTLPAPSAPLIAWANPTKPPLTFAQPTPVRAPPRVHTPAPPSPIRLQSPLAPQPAAPVVAYQAPVKVDHPDAYTGKIGNKSRQWLTRMMAWVCLNQRMFPTDQEVLSFLLMNMKDMAGAWAHPHLDQLGSHRAIIQTVEDFKREFLAAFGNPDATRAAEQQITNLTQTGTCAEYITKFRTIAMDLDWNDAALCGQFARGLHWEVSRLLATRERRPTTLLELQNAALVIDNALREERASHPPKGNKSGTSNTTPNRGASTGQQATRPGRLSSDPNFVSEEERNRRRAEGLCIKCGKAGHKFAECRTGWKATPKEEGVKKEAAKIGEESGPESGKD comes from the exons atgacac atggcaacctgCTCCCGGAGCACCGCTCGTCCCCGTCCCCTctcgatcaaggagagctgggacccgctcttccggcaaccgcCAATGAGTCAGGAGATCTCCAACCAGAGGTCTACGGGGAAATATCCCTCAGCCGcgcaatctccctcctcttgggattgcaaaaccaagtcatccggctcgagcgggaactcgaggaaatcaaggaagtcaacaaggaagcccaagactggatgggagcagtcaaCCAAACCCTCACTCGAATCAAGGCTAGCGGGGGGCCCcaaccccacacaccagaagaccggaaacccccggcagtggaggccacgcccaggcccatACCCAAAACCGACactcttccagcgcctagtgcgcccctcattgcctgggcTAACCCCACCAAACCCCCCCTCACATTTGCCCAACCAACCCCTGTCCGGGCCCCCCCGAGAGTCCATACTCCCGCTCCACCTTCGCCTATCAGGCTCCAATCCCCCCTTGCCCCTCAACCAGCGGCTCCAGTAGTCGCTTATCAAGCCCCCGTCAAggtggaccaccctgacgcctatacggGGAAAATTGGAAACAAGTCCAGGCAATGGCTCACTAGGATGATGGCATGGGTCTGCCTCAATCagcggatgttcccaaccgatcaggaggtcctatcattcctcctgatgaacatgaaggacatggcaggagcctgggcacacccccacctcgaccaactagggtcccacagggccatCATTCAAACAGTTGAGGATTTTAAGAGGGAATTCCTGGCCGCATTTGGGAACCCGGATGCCACACGAGCTGCTGAGCAGCAGATCACaaaccttactcagacaggaacctgcgctgagtacatcactaagttcaggaccatcgccatggacctggactggaacgacgccgccctttgtgggcaattcgcacgtggcctccactgggaggtcagccgtctCCTCGCCACTCGGGAACGGCGCCccaccaccctccttgagctgcagaacgcggctctggtcattgacaacgccctccgagaagagcgcgccagccacccgcctaagggtaataagtctggcacCTCCAacaccacccccaataggggggcaagtactggccaacaggccacgaGACCAGGGCGCCTATCCAGCGATCCTAATTTTGTCTCCGAGGAGGAGCGaaaccgccgcagggctgaaggcctctgcatcaaatgcggaaAAGCAGGGCataagtttgcagaatgccgcactggctggaaggccacgcctaaggaggaaggcgtcaaaaaggaagccgccaaaattggcgaagagtctggacccgaatcgggaaaagactaa